The Syntrophales bacterium DNA segment GCCGAAAACACCGTATTTGACAATCTTCATGACGTCGGCAACCTTTTCTATATCCGCCGCAATGCCGGCCTCGGCAACCGCCTCCCTGACGAGCTTTTCAACCTTTTCACAACTAACGCATCCTGGTCCCAATATTTTTATTTCCATTGCTTTCATCTCCTTTTAATAGAGCTTTGCAAGTATGATGGAGAGTTTTCCCCCTACAAGCCGCTCCTCTTTCTCTTTAGCAGTTTTTCATAATCCAGTTCCAAATCTCCTTGCGGAACCGCTTTTCTGTTTCTCACCATTTCTCGCCGCTCCTTTATGCGATGAAAGTGCCGTAAATCATCCCTGCTGTAGTGGACAGGACCACAACGATGGCGCAGTAGGTAAGGGTCTTTTTCCAGCCCATAATCCCCGTCAGCGTCAGCATTGCGGGTAGCGACAAAGCCGGTCCTGCCAGAAGCAGAGAGAGAGCGGGCCCCTTTCCCATCCCGGCGCCGAGCAGCCCCTGGAGGATCGGCACCTCCGTCAGCGTCGCAAAATACATGAGCGCCCCCGAAACCGCGGCGAAAAGATTCGCCCAGAGGGAGTTGCCGCCAACCAGACCGGCAATGACCGACTCCGGGATCAGGGCCTGGTAGCCGGGACGACCAAGGAGAAAACCCGCCACAAGAACCCCGCCCAGGAGGAGCGGCAGTATCTGCTTCATGAAGCCCCAGCTTGACTCGACCCAGGAGGTCAATTCGCCCTTGAAGAACCATGCCTTCAGGATGAGGGCAAGAACGATCAGCAGCGTCGCTGTCACATACCACTTGGCAGCGAAGAGAATTTGCCAGATACCCGTATCATCGGCCGAAGGCCTTGCGAAGGAAGCAAAGATAAGGATCAGCACCATCGTCAGCAAATAGAGGGCATCCTGCCAGAGCTTGCGAGTTTTTCCGTCCTCGTCCGGAAGGTAGATCTTCCCAGCCATCCGGTTCGCGTCATCCTTTCGGAAAATGAACGCCATCAAAAGACCAGTAACGACGGAAAAAACAACCGCGCCAATCGCCCGGGCAAGACCCAACTGCCAGCCCAGCACCTTCGACGTCAGGACAATCGCCAGGACGTTGATTGCCGGTCCCGAATAAAGAAAGGCCGTAGCGGGGCCGATCCCCGCCCCTCGCATGTAGATTCCCGCGAAAAGCGGCAGCACCGTGCAGGAACAGACGGCCAGAACCGTCCCCGAAACCGAGGCGACCGAATAGGAGAGGAACTTGCTGGCCTGGGCGCCGAAGTACTTCAGTACCGAGGCCTGGGAAATGAAGACCGCGATCGCCCCGGCGATAAAAAAAGCGGGGATAAGGCAGGTCAGGACATGCTGACGGGCGTAATCCTGGAGCATCATGAAGGCCTCCAGACCTGACCGGCGGATTACCTCATGATTCCACGGAATGAAATAGGCCGCCAGAAAACCGGCCACGATGATCAATAGTTTTGTTCGTTCTTTCATAATAACCTTTTTCCCTTCCTCCTTAGTTCAGGGACCATACCCTGATATTTCTTATCCGACGCACCCGCACCTAAAAATACCATCCCGGGATAAATTCCGCAGCAGAACCTTAAAACAACCCGGGGAAACCGTTATGCCATTATGCCATGGGAAATTTCCAGAATCACTCGCGGATACGACACAGCTCTGACCGGCAGAGACCTTCACTCCGGGCAAAGAGATCTATGATCTTCGGGTCGTCCTCGAGCCAGTGCCGAAGGTTCCCCAAGAGAGAAGCCGCATAGGGGCTGCGGCTGCCGTCGCTCAGCGAGTAGTTCGCCCAGAGACCTTTCTTTTCCCTCACTACAAGCCCCGTAACCTCCAGTATCTTCAAATGCTTGGAAACGGTAGGCTGGGCAATCCCGAGGGCCGCCTGGATTTCGCAAACGCACATCTCCCGCTTCTGAAGCAGCTTCAGCAGCTTCACCCGATTGGGATCGGAAAGCGCTTTCATGACCTTGATAAATTCTTCCATAACATCCCCTCCATATTTCTGGTCGGGAATATAGTTGCCATCAAAGCCGTTGTCAAGTAATTTTTTTAATGCCTCTGACAACCCCGTAATTGGCGAGCGGCCACCCCCATTTTCTTCTCCCTGAAACCTCAGATATAAGAAATCTTTTTCAGCTTATAGCGTTCGATATCTAACGCTTCGCTCCGCATGCCATCGCCACA contains these protein-coding regions:
- a CDS encoding thioredoxin family protein is translated as MEIKILGPGCVSCEKVEKLVREAVAEAGIAADIEKVADVMKIVKYGVFG
- a CDS encoding permease is translated as MKERTKLLIIVAGFLAAYFIPWNHEVIRRSGLEAFMMLQDYARQHVLTCLIPAFFIAGAIAVFISQASVLKYFGAQASKFLSYSVASVSGTVLAVCSCTVLPLFAGIYMRGAGIGPATAFLYSGPAINVLAIVLTSKVLGWQLGLARAIGAVVFSVVTGLLMAFIFRKDDANRMAGKIYLPDEDGKTRKLWQDALYLLTMVLILIFASFARPSADDTGIWQILFAAKWYVTATLLIVLALILKAWFFKGELTSWVESSWGFMKQILPLLLGGVLVAGFLLGRPGYQALIPESVIAGLVGGNSLWANLFAAVSGALMYFATLTEVPILQGLLGAGMGKGPALSLLLAGPALSLPAMLTLTGIMGWKKTLTYCAIVVVLSTTAGMIYGTFIA
- a CDS encoding metalloregulator ArsR/SmtB family transcription factor; this translates as MEEFIKVMKALSDPNRVKLLKLLQKREMCVCEIQAALGIAQPTVSKHLKILEVTGLVVREKKGLWANYSLSDGSRSPYAASLLGNLRHWLEDDPKIIDLFARSEGLCRSELCRIRE